In one Lolium rigidum isolate FL_2022 chromosome 3, APGP_CSIRO_Lrig_0.1, whole genome shotgun sequence genomic region, the following are encoded:
- the LOC124701236 gene encoding COP9 signalosome complex subunit 1-like: MDVEPEVPAAATNGLEASAAPAPAPLSAEQLDVEAYAAQYLGRTRLPRLLFIAQRCGVESIELEALRIAHDEARAREDAPLYRDAAQRIGGRLGPRYRYDQAWVDDVNRRAEQRREKLETELNGHKAHLIKESIRMGYNDIGDFYYGHGHLSEAFKSYIRTRDYCTTSKHVVQMCMHVILVSIQLGQFAHVTNYVSKAEQTPDELEPIVIAKLRAAAGIAYLETKKYKLAARKFLETGPELGSNYSEVIAPQDVAVYGALCALASFDRSDLKSKVVDNINFRNFLELVPEVRELVNDFYSSRYGSCLEHLEKLKPNLLLDIHLHEHLETLYKDIRHKAIIQYTLPFISVDLNTMADAFKTSVSMLEKELAALITENKINARIDSHNKILYARHADQRNATFQRALQTGSEFERDVKAMLLRANLMKHDFNQRSVSGPRKM, encoded by the exons ATGGACGTCGAGCCCGAGGTCCCGGCCGCCGCGACGAACGGCCTGGAGgcctccgccgcgccggcgccggcgccgctctCCGCCGAGCAGCTGGACGTGGAGGCGTACGCCGCGCAGTACCTGGGCCGCACCCGCCTGCCGCGCCTCCTCTTCATCGCGCAGAGGTGCGGGGTGGAGTCGATCGAGCTCGAGGCGCTGCGGATCGCGCACGACGAGGCCAGGGCCCGCGAGGACGCGCCGCTCTACCGCGACGCCGCGCAAAGGATCGGCGGCCGCCTCGGCCCGCGCTACCGCTACGACCAGGCCTGGGTCGACGACGTCAACCGCCGCGCCGAGCAGCGCAGGGAGAAGCTCGAGACCGAACTCAACGGCCACAAG GCCCACCTGATCAAAGAGAGCATCAGAATGGGTTATAATGATATCGGTGACTTCTACTATGGTCATGGGCACCTTTCCGAGGCCTTCAAAAGCTATATCCGCACGCGTGACTATTGTACCACTTCCAAGCATGTAGTTCAGATGTGTATGCATGTGATTCTGGTTAGCATTCAGTTGGGACAGTTTGCACATGTTACCAACTATGTCAGCAAAGCAGAGCAAACCCCAGACGAGTTGGAACCTATTGTTATTGCAAAGTTGCGTGCAGCTGCAGGAATAGCCTACTTGGAAACAAAGAAATACAAACTTGCTGCCCGTAAG TTTCTTGAGACAGGACCTGAACTAGGAAGCAACTATTCTGAAGTCATAGCTCCGCAAGATGTGGCTGTATATGGTGCTCTTTGTGCACTTGCTTCTTTCGATCGTTCAGATCTTAAG AGCAAAGTTGTTGACAACATTAACTTCCGTAACTTTCTGGAGCTAGTGCCTGAAGTAAGGGAGTTGGTCAATGATTTTTATTCAAG TCGCTATGGATCTTGCTTGGAGCATCTTGAGAAGCTAAAGCCAAATCTTCTTCTGGACATTCATCTGCATGAGCACCTGGAGACTCTGTACAAGGATATTCGCCACAAGGCTATCATACAGTACACACTTCCATTTATATCTGTGGATCTTAACACAATGGCTGATGCCTTCAAGACCTCTGTGTCCATGCTGGAGAAAGAGCTGGCTGCACTGATCACTGAGAACAAAATAAAT GCTCGGATAGACTCCCACAACAAGATTCTGTATGCACGGCATGCTGACCAAAGGAATGCAACTTTCCAGCGGGCTCTCCAAACTGGCAGCGAGTTTGAGAGAGATGTTAAGGCTATGCTTCTGAGAGCTAACCTCATGAAACATGATTTCAACCAAAGGAGCGTTTCTGGACCAAGGAAGATGTGA
- the LOC124694914 gene encoding protein DETOXIFICATION 21-like, whose product MQLGMASALETLCGQSYGAKQYHTMGIHLQRSWIILNGCAVLTLPLYLFTGPLLTFIGQDPSICAVAGTISLWFIPVMFSYVLSFTLQMYLQAQGKNAIITYLAVANLALHLSLSWLLTAKYHLGLEGVMTSMIIAMWFPALVQLAFVLFGGCPVTWTGFSSAAFADLAPMIKLSVSSGIMLCLEMWYNTILVLLTGYMKNAEIALDALSICLNINGWEMMISIGFFSATAVRVGNELGAGSARRTKFAILNVVATSFTIGVVLFVFFLFFRGKLSYIFTESEEVAAAVADLSPLLAFSILLNSVQPVLSGVAVGAGWQRIVAYVNITTYYFIGIPIGAILGYVLGYHVKGIWVGMLLGTLVQTIVLLFITSRTDWDKQVEAARERLNRWNKDGSKP is encoded by the exons ATGCAGCTGGGCATGGCGAGCGCGCTGGAAACACTGTGCGGGCAGTCGTATGGGGCAAAACAGTACCACACGATGGGCATCCACCTGCAACGTTCCTGGATCATCCTCAATGGCTGCGCCGTGCTAACTCTTCCCCTCTACTTGTTCACCGGGCCGCTCCTCACCTTCATCGGCCAGGATCCTTCCATCTGCGCCGTCGCCGGGACCATCTCTCTCTGGTTCATCCCCGTTATGTTCTCCTACGTCTTGAGCTTCACGCTCCAGATGTACCTGCAGGCGCAGGGCAAGAACGCCATCATCACCTACCTCGCCGTCGCCAACCTCGCCTTGCATCTCTCCCTGTCATGGCTCTTGACCGCCAAGTACCACCTAGGACTTGAAGGGGTCATGACCTCCATGATCATCGCCATGTGGTTTCCCGCGCTTGTGCAACTCGCATTCGTCCTCTTCGGTGGCTGCCCAGTGACATGGACAGGATTCTCGTCGGCCGCCTTTGCCGACCTTGCACCCATGATCAAGCTCTCTGTATCCTCTGGTATCATGCTCTG CCTGGAAATGTGGTACAACACTATATTGGTGCTCCTAACCGGGTACATGAAGAATGCAGAGATTGCACTTGACGCTCTTTCAATCTG CCTTAACATCAACGGTTGGGAGATGATGATTTCTATCGGATTTTTCTCCGCAACAGC AGTGCGTGTGGGAAATGAGCTCGGAGCGGGGAGTGCAAGAAGGACCAAGTTCGCTATCTTGAATGTCGTCGCCACTTCTTTCACAATAGGCGTTGTGttgttcgtgttcttcctctttttccgTGGAAAACTTTCCTACATATTTACTGAGAGTGAAGAGGTAGCTGCCGCAGTTGCTGACCTATCGCCTCTGCTGGCCTTCTCCATCTTGCTCAACAGTGTTCAACCAGTATTATCAG GTGTTGCTGTTGGTGCGGGTTGGCAAAGGATAGTTGCGTATGTTAACATCACAACATATTACTTCATTGGCATTCCTATTGGAGCAATCCTGGGTTATGTCCTTGGATATCATGTGAAG GGTATTTGGGTTGGCATGCTGCTCGGAACACTAGTCCAAACTATTGTGCTTTTGTTCATAACAAGTAGAACGGATTGGGATAAACAG GTGGAGGCTGCTCGGGAGAGATTGAATAGATGGAACAAGGATGGTTCCAAGCCCTAA